One genomic region from Shewanella aestuarii encodes:
- a CDS encoding MATE family efflux transporter gives MHTQSDKPLSLFSLTWPLFFDFALHFLTAALNTFMISHVSYQGVAALSVGNMVFELSITLFSFVSIGASVVITQYLGAKNKAGARDVVYSAIGFNLGVGVVAAIGVISGASTILYLMNLPEHLLADGKLYLQIVGLCLIPEAMAMCVAGAMRAHGHTQQAMWVTLAMNLITFVGNLLLLYGWFGLPEMGVAGVAISTVIGRLVGMTIMLVLFVRYTGISLNVGAILRPQWKMLKKVFHIGLPAAGENLSWMLQFLVVTSFVGLMGDKALAAQSLYFQICMFILLFGLSIGIGNEIIIGHLVGAKQIKAAEAQMYRALKIGLVVTTLVAAFAAMWGDDLVAWFTDETDVLALVGPLFILTLFMEPGRTFNLVVINALRASGDAKFPFFVGVLSMWCVAVSGAYYLGVHLEYGLLGIWAALALDEWLRGLAMLWRWRSGRWQSKSLVLESA, from the coding sequence ATGCACACACAATCAGACAAACCTTTATCGTTATTTTCCTTAACTTGGCCATTATTTTTTGATTTTGCGCTGCACTTTCTAACTGCAGCGTTGAACACTTTTATGATCAGCCATGTGTCTTATCAAGGCGTAGCCGCTTTGTCTGTCGGTAATATGGTATTTGAATTATCAATTACTTTATTTAGTTTTGTCAGTATTGGTGCCAGTGTAGTGATAACACAATACTTAGGGGCTAAGAATAAAGCTGGCGCGCGTGATGTTGTGTATTCCGCAATAGGTTTTAATTTAGGGGTTGGGGTTGTTGCGGCAATTGGTGTGATATCAGGTGCTAGCACCATCTTATATTTAATGAACTTGCCTGAGCATCTGCTCGCAGATGGGAAGTTATATCTGCAAATTGTCGGTTTGTGCCTGATTCCCGAGGCAATGGCAATGTGTGTTGCTGGTGCAATGCGAGCCCATGGTCATACTCAACAAGCCATGTGGGTAACTTTAGCGATGAATTTGATTACTTTTGTGGGTAATTTATTACTGCTATATGGCTGGTTTGGTTTGCCTGAAATGGGAGTAGCAGGTGTAGCAATAAGTACAGTTATTGGTCGCTTGGTTGGTATGACTATTATGTTGGTATTGTTTGTTCGTTATACCGGTATTAGTTTGAATGTTGGCGCAATTTTAAGACCTCAATGGAAAATGCTCAAAAAAGTGTTTCATATTGGTCTGCCTGCAGCAGGTGAAAATTTGTCCTGGATGCTGCAGTTTTTAGTGGTGACCTCTTTTGTTGGATTGATGGGTGATAAAGCATTAGCGGCACAGTCCTTATATTTTCAGATCTGCATGTTTATTTTACTGTTTGGTCTGTCAATTGGTATTGGTAACGAAATTATTATTGGTCATTTAGTGGGAGCTAAGCAGATTAAAGCTGCTGAGGCGCAAATGTATCGCGCATTGAAAATCGGCTTAGTGGTTACAACACTTGTTGCAGCCTTTGCCGCAATGTGGGGGGATGATCTTGTCGCTTGGTTTACCGATGAAACCGATGTATTAGCATTAGTCGGTCCTTTATTTATCTTAACCCTATTTATGGAGCCAGGACGTACCTTTAACTTGGTCGTCATTAATGCATTAAGGGCTAGCGGGGATGCTAAGTTTCCATTTTTTGTAGGTGTCCTATCTATGTGGTGTGTAGCTGTGTCAGGGGCATATTATTTAGGTGTGCACCTAGAGTATGGCTTGTTAGGTATTTGGGCAGCACTTGCTCTTGATGAATGGCTTCGAGGCTTAGCAATGTTATGGCGCTGGCGTAGCGGTCGTTGGCAATCAAAAAGCTTAGTACTAGAGTCTGCGTAG
- a CDS encoding TatD family nuclease-associated radical SAM protein — protein MSQQNLATNNNTLVYDIRLNRYLNITNRCTLRCQFCPKYNGSKQVDQYDLTLNQTIKAGDVIPLLGNVAEFEEYVFCGYGEPTLNLDTLITIGSELKKRGAKKVRLNTDGLGNLFHRRNILPELATCIDAISISLNADTEAAYIEHCQPKLRGAYPAVLDFIQLAPQYIDTVSVSAINGLANVDIQQCRRIAEDAGCFFNERQLDVVG, from the coding sequence ATGAGCCAACAAAATCTAGCCACAAACAACAATACCCTAGTATATGATATTCGATTAAATCGTTATTTGAATATTACTAATCGCTGCACATTACGGTGTCAATTTTGCCCTAAGTACAACGGTAGCAAACAAGTCGATCAATATGATTTAACACTCAACCAAACCATTAAAGCAGGTGATGTGATCCCATTGTTGGGTAATGTGGCTGAATTTGAAGAATACGTTTTTTGTGGCTATGGCGAACCTACCTTAAATTTAGATACCTTAATCACTATAGGTAGCGAGCTAAAAAAGCGCGGAGCAAAGAAAGTACGATTAAATACCGACGGATTAGGTAATTTATTTCATCGACGAAACATTTTGCCTGAATTGGCCACATGTATTGATGCTATTTCCATTTCATTGAACGCCGATACTGAAGCGGCTTATATCGAACATTGCCAACCTAAGCTGCGTGGTGCTTACCCTGCTGTTTTAGATTTTATCCAATTAGCACCGCAATACATAGATACTGTTTCAGTCAGTGCAATTAATGGTTTAGCAAATGTTGATATTCAGCAATGTCGACGCATAGCAGAAGATGCAGGTTGCTTTTTCAATGAACGACAACTAGATGTTGTTGGCTAA
- a CDS encoding diguanylate cyclase, protein MFKRNNKIKNTTSLIASLQDIHWSRAHILSMASQIIVLIIGLYIITHMIIELGERRLQEDWAGQRYSELQTVASLASDKVAFLQFRTQTIANGELLRQFINTPNEDQQSKLFQNWNSLIKNIPELLGLALYDPQGKLRLSTSYNFNGLRLPDKLFSKNSSMGGSDVYSSDMAFTPIDGKLEPYIYQVAWLENADQTVNGYLVTFNSVTRVLDSIKPAFFNPNSPLLLLDSQSFLYAGANQPAPLSSMPDTLGASLKQTYPELWQTIAMNNFGQYYSDESTYVYLKVELTGNRESKREYILLSYIRHQDIATRFEQWKIVLILASTVIGILAIGLILFRQRYLMENKARFNSIRLSNGIFNAKLSYAITNDHGRILSISESGAKTLNQPQDSLTDRSLQRILNLTDDEFKPIVESLLTRQHWSGVITSPDDCNQQISIDIRRESLSLTEQHWIVVLNDISELAQIRETAFLNMLLSESAIATALTDAHGRIINCNQKFDELMKLHGDTDTFISKLLGNDIKQIWNNIITQVSLQGEWQGQICPFDQSSFSQPLKVTINGHLSLEGDIEKLIFTVEKLTAKVQNSKYNIFTNSNMILRLVDLENHFNNTSEIIKASSSLLVMDINPEGIFSNIGDISQLEKRQQEIEVQLLKDLPVSYLLAKWQLGKLVLFLPQTDSTQAHLFAISVIEKLATNKLDEGINIGIAGYLEKQSLDQYLANADVALNRAKQSGDQNICQAYTRSTNFNLTK, encoded by the coding sequence ATGTTCAAACGAAACAACAAAATTAAAAACACCACATCGTTGATTGCCTCTTTGCAAGACATACATTGGTCGCGCGCACATATTTTATCAATGGCAAGCCAGATCATAGTGCTGATTATTGGTTTATACATTATCACCCATATGATTATCGAACTTGGGGAGCGCCGACTACAAGAAGATTGGGCCGGACAGCGCTATAGTGAACTGCAAACAGTGGCATCACTAGCCTCTGATAAAGTTGCATTTTTACAATTTAGAACCCAAACGATCGCCAACGGTGAATTACTTCGTCAATTTATCAATACTCCAAATGAAGATCAGCAGAGCAAACTCTTCCAAAATTGGAATTCGCTAATCAAGAACATCCCCGAGCTACTAGGACTTGCCTTGTATGATCCCCAAGGGAAATTACGATTATCAACTTCTTATAATTTCAATGGCTTAAGGCTTCCAGACAAACTTTTTAGTAAAAATAGCAGTATGGGAGGGTCAGATGTTTACTCCTCAGACATGGCTTTTACCCCAATTGATGGCAAACTCGAACCCTATATTTATCAAGTTGCGTGGTTAGAAAACGCAGATCAAACTGTCAATGGCTATCTAGTTACATTCAATTCAGTCACTCGAGTGTTAGACAGTATAAAACCGGCTTTTTTCAATCCAAACTCGCCCTTGCTATTACTAGATAGCCAAAGCTTTTTATATGCAGGCGCAAATCAGCCCGCTCCACTAAGTAGTATGCCAGATACTTTAGGGGCCAGCCTAAAACAAACTTATCCAGAACTGTGGCAAACCATCGCGATGAATAACTTTGGCCAGTATTATAGTGATGAGTCAACTTATGTTTACTTGAAAGTGGAGCTTACAGGCAATAGAGAATCCAAACGTGAGTATATTTTGCTGTCATATATCCGTCATCAAGATATTGCTACTCGGTTTGAGCAATGGAAAATTGTATTAATACTTGCCAGCACAGTGATTGGCATATTAGCCATTGGACTGATTTTGTTCCGACAACGCTATTTGATGGAGAATAAAGCCCGCTTTAACAGCATTCGTCTCTCTAACGGCATTTTTAACGCAAAACTCAGTTACGCCATAACCAATGACCACGGTCGTATATTAAGTATTAGTGAAAGCGGCGCAAAGACATTAAACCAACCCCAAGACTCACTCACTGATCGCAGTCTTCAACGGATCCTCAATCTGACTGACGATGAGTTCAAGCCGATTGTAGAGTCTTTATTAACTCGTCAACATTGGTCAGGCGTAATTACCTCGCCAGACGATTGTAATCAACAGATAAGTATTGATATTCGCCGAGAATCGCTATCGCTTACCGAGCAACACTGGATAGTCGTCTTGAACGATATCAGTGAACTAGCACAAATCCGTGAGACAGCATTTTTAAATATGTTGTTAAGCGAATCTGCAATTGCGACAGCGTTAACCGATGCCCATGGCAGAATCATTAATTGTAATCAAAAGTTCGATGAACTAATGAAATTACATGGTGACACTGACACCTTCATCAGCAAATTATTGGGTAACGATATAAAGCAAATTTGGAACAATATCATCACCCAGGTTAGCTTGCAGGGCGAATGGCAAGGACAGATTTGTCCGTTTGACCAGAGCTCATTTTCTCAGCCATTAAAAGTGACGATCAATGGCCATTTATCTTTAGAAGGCGACATTGAAAAACTGATTTTTACGGTAGAAAAACTCACCGCGAAAGTTCAAAACAGTAAATACAATATATTTACCAACAGCAATATGATTTTACGCTTGGTGGATTTAGAAAATCACTTTAATAATACCAGCGAAATTATCAAAGCAAGTTCCAGCTTACTGGTAATGGACATAAACCCTGAAGGTATTTTTAGCAATATTGGAGATATAAGCCAGCTTGAAAAACGTCAACAAGAAATTGAAGTACAGTTATTAAAAGACTTACCGGTCAGTTATCTACTCGCTAAATGGCAATTAGGGAAATTAGTACTGTTTTTACCACAAACAGACTCTACCCAAGCCCACTTGTTTGCCATCAGTGTTATTGAAAAACTTGCGACAAATAAGCTTGATGAAGGAATTAATATTGGTATTGCAGGATATTTAGAAAAACAAAGCTTAGACCAATACCTAGCCAACGCCGATGTTGCGTTAAATCGCGCCAAACAATCTGGCGATCAAAATATTTGTCAGGCCTATACTCGTTCAACCAATTTTAATTTAACCAAGTAA
- a CDS encoding DUF481 domain-containing protein: MNKMLLVAAMTLATGFATPFTAQAGADFVEGDKTFAGEAELGATLTTGNTDTSSYKARLAMKHELGNWENQYLLEGLYKEDTDEVTAKRYFAGIQGDYQLSDRSYLFANTNYEVDPFTGYDFTSTTSAGYGYRFIDTPDMLFKAEAGPGYIYQKLDDENALVEGEDSVDSIVGHAVVDFEMKISDSSKFKQRFIGDWGDKLDARSETSLTANIVGALAMKFAVIVRYNSDPLDDKKSTDTETNMTLLYAF; the protein is encoded by the coding sequence ATGAATAAAATGCTTTTAGTGGCAGCAATGACATTAGCGACAGGTTTTGCTACTCCGTTTACTGCTCAGGCTGGTGCTGACTTTGTTGAGGGCGATAAAACTTTCGCAGGTGAAGCAGAATTAGGCGCAACACTTACAACAGGCAATACAGATACATCATCGTATAAAGCTCGTTTAGCAATGAAGCATGAATTAGGCAATTGGGAAAATCAGTACCTTTTAGAAGGCTTATATAAAGAAGACACTGATGAAGTAACCGCTAAGCGTTACTTTGCTGGTATTCAAGGCGATTACCAGCTAAGCGATCGTAGTTACTTGTTTGCTAATACTAACTATGAAGTTGACCCATTTACAGGTTACGACTTTACCTCTACAACTTCAGCTGGTTACGGTTACCGTTTCATTGACACTCCAGATATGCTGTTTAAGGCTGAAGCGGGTCCCGGTTACATATATCAAAAGCTAGATGATGAAAACGCATTAGTTGAAGGCGAAGATAGTGTTGATAGTATTGTTGGCCACGCCGTTGTTGATTTTGAAATGAAGATCAGCGATTCATCTAAATTCAAGCAGCGTTTTATCGGAGATTGGGGTGATAAGTTAGATGCTCGATCAGAAACGTCATTAACGGCTAACATTGTTGGCGCATTAGCAATGAAGTTTGCGGTTATTGTGCGTTATAACAGTGACCCACTCGATGATAAAAAAAGCACAGATACAGAAACCAACATGACCTTACTATATGCATTCTAG